One Brassica napus cultivar Da-Ae chromosome C2, Da-Ae, whole genome shotgun sequence DNA window includes the following coding sequences:
- the LOC125581261 gene encoding auxin-responsive protein SAUR32-like: protein MGFEEHVHKQMVFKFHFPHLHILHHHNHHHVPKGCVAIMVGHEGDEEGLHRFIVPLMFLNHPLFLRLLKEAEEEYGFKHAGPITIPCRVDKFKHVQEIIDEEIHRRHSHGNGHNNHSHHHHNNHLRCF, encoded by the coding sequence ATGGGTTTTGAAGAACACGTGCATAAACAGATGGTGTTCAAGTTTCACTTTCCTCATCTCCACATACTCCATCATCATAACCATCATCATGTTCCTAAAGGCTGTGTTGCGATCATGGTGGGCCACGAGGGAGATGAAGAAGGTCTACACAGATTCATTGTTCCGTTGATGTTCTTGAACCATCCTCTGTTCTTGAGGCTCTTgaaagaagctgaagaagagtACGGTTTCAAACACGCTGGTCCGATTACGATTCCTTGCCGTGTCGATAAGTTTAAGCATGTTCAGGAGATTATCGATGAGGAGATTCATCGCCGTCATAGTCACGGTAACGGACACAACAACCatagccaccaccaccacaacaaCCATCTGCGATGTTTCTGA
- the LOC106380340 gene encoding putative FBD-associated F-box protein At5g53635, which yields MVRKLKASQACPTLTKDAISQLPNDLTCQILSLLSTKEAVKTSVLSTRWRHLWLSLPCLELKSREFLDLKNFTSFGDRFFDSTRVSCIQEVKLTIHKKDVSDGYFLTSWFDAAVKRKIQHLHVGSYSYADRRFNKMPQRVYNCETLVCLKLFQVTLSDAEFVSLPSLKTMHLEYIEFPNEATFETLVLCSPVLECLKIVVASDDEKVFRVHSRSLKRLTFERVSPFLFDSAGVVIDAPRLCFLSINDNISKSVIIHKLESNAVLQMSLLGIVCLEEFDDEFFDDIYEVIVSSKISNIHKFLHGISMARSMKICRGTLKIMCHYSKLEPFPQFSNMSYLDITLYPRDFKWLPAFLESFPNLKYLALVCDDRKGGFSEDIDQVSFSSVPECLLSSLEFVELIAPVQYDVELKLVKYLLKNSAVLEKLILRLASYNSRRDYMLKKLLKIPRVSTKCKVVIL from the exons ATGGTTCGTAAACTGAAAGCGAGTCAGGCTTGTCCCACGTTGACAAAAGATGCGATAAGCCAATTACCTAATGATTTGACATGCCAGATACTTTCTCTTCTCTCCACAAAGGAAGCTGTTAAGACTAGTGTTTTGTCTACTAGATGGAGACATCTTTGGCTTTCGCTTCCTTGTTTGGAGTTAAAATCCAGGGAGTTTTTAGATCTCAAAAACTTTACGAGTTTCGGCGACAGATTCTTCGATTCCACTAGGGTTTCATGCATACAGGAAGTCAAGTTAACGATTCATAAAAAAGACGTTAGTGATGGTTATTTTCTCACGTCATGGTTTGATGCAGCGGTTAAGCGTAAGATCCAACATCTACATGTTGGTTCTTACTCTTACGCAGACCGTAGATTTAACAAGATGCCGCAGAGAGTTTATAACTGTGAGACACTGGTATGCTTAAAGCTCTTTCAGGTGACCTTGTCTGATGCTGAGTTTGTTTCCTTACCTAGCCTGAAGACTATGCATTTAGAATATATCGAGTTTCCTAATGAGGCAACTTTTGAGACGCTTGTCTTATGCTCCCCCGTGCTGGAATGTTTAAAGATTGTCGTGGCTAGTGACGATGAAAAAGTATTTCGGGTGCACTCTCGGTCATTGAAGAGGCTCACTTTCGAACGAGTTTCTCCTTTCCTGTTTGATTCAGCAGGAGTTGTTATTGATGCTCCTCGTCTATGCTTTTTGAGCATCAACGATAACATATCAAAAAGTGTCATAATACACAAATTGGAGTCCAACGCCGTCTTACAAATGTCTCTCCTCGGTATCGTCTGTTTGGAAGAATTTGATGATGAGTTTTTCGACGATATTTATGAAGTAATCGTTTCATCGAAGATAAGTAACATCCACAAGTTTCTTCATGGGATCTCGATGGCTAGGAGTATGAAAATATGTAGAGGCACCTTAAAG ATTATGTGTCACTACTCGAAACTCGAACCGTTTCCTCAGTTTAGTAACATGTCCTACCTGGATATCACTCTTTATCCACGCGATTTTAAATGGTTACCAGCCTTTCTTGAGAGCTTCCCAAACTTGAAGTACCTCGCCTTG gTATGCGATGACAGAAAAGGTGGTTTTAGTGAGGACATTGATCAAGTGAGTTTCTCATCTGTGCCTGAGTGTTTGCTATCGTCTCTTGAGTTTGTTGAGTTGATAGCACCAGTCCAGTATGATGTTGAATTGAAGCTGGTAAAGTACTTGTTAAAGAATTCGGCTGTCCTCGAGAAACTCATTCTACGTTTGGCTTCTTATAATTCAAGAAGAGACTATATGTTGAAGAAACTACTCAAAATACCAAGAGTCTCTACCAAATGTAAAGTCGTCATCCTCTGA
- the LOC106379297 gene encoding uncharacterized protein LOC106379297 — MGYVLRVRMASFFAGAATASLIGLSVLYKDYKVAHESISHQAKAFHDSLDTKISTLESLRRSEAPQLPQTTTD, encoded by the exons atggggtACGTGTTGAGGGTGAGAATGGCATCTTTCTTCGCCGGAGCTGCGACCGCGTCTTTGATCGGCCTATCTGTTCTCTACAAGGATTACAAAGTCGCTCACGAATCGATTTCTCACCAG GCAAAGGCTTTTCATGACTCTCTGGATACAAAGATCTCTACTCTTGAGAGCTTGAGAAGAAGTGAAGCTCCTCAGCTTCCTCAGACAACAACTGATTAG